Proteins co-encoded in one Phycodurus eques isolate BA_2022a chromosome 14, UOR_Pequ_1.1, whole genome shotgun sequence genomic window:
- the nkx2.1 gene encoding homeobox protein Nkx-2.1, producing MSMSPKHTTPFSVSDILSPLEESYKKAAAAAAAMEAGGGGYRQLQGTPQAAMQQHHHHHHHHHMGGAGGGSYHMSAAGVPQLSHGYCNGSMPGAGDLHAASYQAAEGVRAAGWYGAGPAAAAAAAAAAAADPRFSTISRFMGSSSGMNMGAMGAMGGMGGMGGAGAMGGMGGLGSLAEAHAKAGMHGSLSSAPRRKRRVLFSQAQVYELERRFKQQKYLSAPEREHLASMIHLTPTQVKIWFQNHRYKMKRQAKDKVSQQQMQHQEGGSCSQQQQQQQQQQQQSPRRVAVPVLVKDGKPCQGSGPAAAQQHHQQQHQHQHHPHPQHQQHQQQAANVMLMSGPQQQQVGGSAGHSPDLQGGPPLSASPPALLHSQVAGLSHLNSPAAGTEYGSALQCSALLYGRTW from the exons ATGTCGATGAGCCCCAAGCATACGACCCCCTTTTCCGTGTCCGACATCCTGAGTCCGCTGGAGGAGAGCTACAAGAaggcggccgccgccgccgccgctatGGAGGCCGGCGGCGGAGGCTACCGGCAGCTGCAGGGGACCCCCCAGGCGGCCATGCagcagcaccaccaccaccaccatcaccaccacatGG ggGGCGCCGGGGGGGGGTCGTACCACATGAGCGCCGCCGGAGTGCCGCAGCTGTCCCACGGCTACTGCAACGGGAGCATGCCCGGCGCCGGCGACCTGCACGCGGCGTCCTACCAGGCGGCGGAGGGCGTCAGGGCCGCCGGCTGGTACGGAGCCGGCCccgccgccgctgccgccgccgccgccgccgccgccgccgacccCCGGTTCTCCACCA TTTCCCGCTTCATGGGCTCGTCGTCGGGCATGAACATGGGCGCCATGGGCGCCATGGGCGGCATGGGCGGCATGGGCGGCGCGGGCGCCATGGGAGGCATGGGCGGCCTGGGCTCCCTGGCGGAGGCCCACGCCAAGGCGGGCATGCACGGCTCGCTGAGCTCGGCGCCGCGGCGCAAACGGCGCGTCCTCTTCTCGCAGGCGCAAGTGTACGAACTGGAGCGCCGCTTCAAGCAGCAGAAGTACCTGTCGGCCCCCGAACGCGAACACCTGGCCAGCATGATCCACCTGACGCCCACGCAGGTGAAAATCTGGTTCCAGAACCACCGCTACAAGATGAAGCGGCAAGCCAAGGACAAAGTGTCCCAGCAGCAGATGCAGCACCAGGAGGGGGGGTCGTGcagccagcagcagcagcagcagcagcagcagcagcagcagtcccCCCGCAGGGTGGCGGTTCCGGTTCTGGTCAAGGACGGGAAGCCGTGTCAAGGCAGCGGACCCGCCGCGGCGCAACAGCACCACCAACAGCAACACCAACACCAACACCACCCGCACCCGCAGCACCAGCAGCACCAGCAGCAAGCCGCCAACGTCATGCTCATGTCCGgcccgcagcagcagcaggtggGGGGCAGCGCCGGCCACTCCCCGGACCTGCAGGGGGGGCCTCCGCTCTCGGCCAGCCCCCCCGCGCTCCTCCACAGCCAAGTGGCCGGACTGTCGCACCTCAACTCGCCCGCCGCGGGGACCGAGTACGGATCGGCGTTGCAGTGCTCGGCGCTCTTGTACGGCAGGACGTGGTGA